The window GCAGGGCGGAATCGAAGTCGCCGTGGACACCGTACGAGTACTCGGTCCCCTCGACGAGGTCGAGGTCGCCGACCGCCGCTGTCGCGAGGGCCGCGAGTTCCAGGTACCGCTCTGCCATGCGTCACAGGGTACGAGGCGAGCGGGCCGAGTGGGCGGCGCCACGCCCCACTGCGGGCACTCGCCCAGGAGGAGACGCACCGGACGGCCAGGCGACGTCGCGTGCGCCGGGGCGACCGTATGATTGCGTGGTCATGTCCGACTTCATGTCCCGCCTCCCGCTCGCACGCCACCACACCGACCGCGATTCGGAGCACCGCGCCGATCCCGGCCTCCTCGACTCGCTGCGCGGCGACCCCGGTACCCGCGTCCTCCTGCTGCGCGCGGGCGATGCGCTCCTCCGGCGCGGTGCCGACGGGAACCCGGAGCTGGACCTCCGCACCGTCGACTCGCTCGCGGACATCGAGGCCGTCGTGGACGCCTTCGAGGACCGCGACGGGGGACGGCTCGTGTACCTCGGCCGGACGACGCGCGAGCGCAGCGGCGGCACGGGCGAGCCGAGCGGGACGCGTGTCGTGTCGATCGACCTCGACGAGGGGGCCGCGCACCGGGTGGAGCCCGATCCGGGGCGGTGGGCGAGCCTGCGCGAGGTGGCGAACGTGCTCGACGAGGTCGATTGCGGTCTCTACACCGAGGCGCTCGCGATGGCGAACTGGCACCGGGTGAACGGATTCTCGCCGCGCAGCGGCCACCGCTCGCGGGCGCAGCTCGCCGGCTGGGTGCGCGGTGGCACCGAGGAGGGGGACCTCGTGTTCCCGCGCACCGATGCCGCCGTCATCGCGGCGGTCGTGGACGCCGACGATCGCATCCTGCTCGGCGCGAACGCACAGTGGACCCCCAAGCGGTTCTCGCTGCTGGCCGGATTCGTCGAGCCGGGGGAGTCGTTCGAGTCGGCCGTCGCGCGCGAGGTCTGGGAGGAGTCCCGGGCGCGCATCGTCGAGCCCCGCTACCTCGGCTCGCAGCCGTGGCCGTTCCCCGCCTCGATCATGGTGGGCTTCACGTGCCGACTTCACCCGGACCAGGACCCCGAGAGCGTGCGTCCGGACGACGACGAGATCATCGACCTCCGCTGGTTCACGCGGGAGGAGATCGTCGACTACCTCGGCACGCTGCCGGGTACCGTCTCGATCGCCCGCGCGATCCTCGAGGACTGGTATGGCGGACCGATCCCCGGATGACGAGCCCGACGAACCCGTCGGGCTCCTCGCGGCCCTCAACGACGCACAGCGCCACGCGGCCCTCGCGCTCGTGGGGCCCGTCTGCATCCTCGCCGGTGCGGGGACGGGGAAGACACGCGCCATCACGCACCGCATCGCGTTCGGCATCCGGCAGGGCGTCTACGATCCGGGGCGCGTCCTCGCGCTGACGTTCACGAATCGCGCGGCGGGCGAACTGCGTGCCCGACTCACGGCGCTCGGTGCCCCCGGCGTGCAGGCGCGGACGTTCCACGCGGCCGCCCTGAGCCAGCTCGGCTACTTCTGGCCGCACACGATCGGTGGCGAGGCGCCGCAGATCGTGAAGGCGAAGGGGAAGCTCATCGCCGAGGCGGCGCAGCGCGTCGGCGTCGGGCTCGATCCGGCCGGCGTGCGTGATCTCGCGACCGAGATCGAGTGGCGCAAGGTCCAGGAGCGGTCGATCGAGGAGTACGGCGTCGCGGCGCGGTCGTCCCGGGTCCTCCCACAGCGGGTCGACGCCGACCAGGCCGTCGCGATCCTGCGCGCCTACGAGGACGTGAAGGACGAACGCCGCGTCATGGACTTCGAGGACGTGCTCCTCGCGACGGCCGGGATGCTCGAGATGGAGCCGTGGGTCACGCAGCGGGTGCGCGAACAGTACCGGTTCTTCGTCGTCGACGAGTACCAGGACGTCTCACCGTTGCAGCACCGACTCCTCCGACTCTGGCTCGGGGAGCGGCGGGAGCTGTGCGTCGTCGGCGACCCCGCCCAGACGATCTACTCCTTCACGGGCGCCTCGAGCGACTACCTGACGGGCTTCGAGCGGGAGTACCCGGACGCCCGTGTCGTGCGCCTCGAGGGCAACTACCGTTCGTCGTCGGCGATCATCGGCGTCGCGAACGCGGTCGCGCGGCACGTGCCGCACTCGCTGCAGCTCGAGGTCGTCGAGGGCACGCCCGCGCGCGAGCCGGTGCCGGAGCTCACGGCCTACGCCGACGACGCGGAGGAGGCGGCGGGCGTCGTCCGCCGCATCGAGGACGACGTGCGAAGCGGCATCCCCGTCGAGCGGATCGCCGTGCTCTACCGGATCGGCGTGCAGGCGGCGCCGCTCGAACGGGCCCTGCAGGACGCGGGCGTGCCGTACCGCGTGGTCGGCCAACGCAGGTTCTTCGATCTCATCGAGGTGCGCATGGCCGTGTCCGCACTCCGCGCGGCCGCCATGCAGGACGAGGGAGATCCGCTGTTCCAATCGGTCAGCCGGGTCGTCCGTGACCTCGGCTGGACGCAGTCCCCGCCGCCCGGCGCGGGGGCCGAGCGTGACCGGTGGAACGCGCTGGACGCGATCGTGCGCCTCGCCGACGGGGCGCTCGAGGGGACGACCCTCTCGACGTTCGCGGCCGAACTCGCTGCTCGTGCACGGCTGCAGCACGAACCGGAACTGCGCGCCGTCACGCTCTCGTCGATCCACGCGGCGAAGGGCCTTGAATGGGACTCCGTATCGGTCGTCGGCGTGAGTGACGGGCTGCTCCCCATCTCCTACGCGCGCGGCATGGCCGAGGTGGACGAGGAGCGTCGGCTGCTCTACGTCGCCGTCACCCGGGCGCGTCGCCGGCTCCGGCTCAGCTGGGCCCGACGCGGCGGGTTCCGCGACGAGGATCGACGGGAATCGCGATTCGCGGCAGAGCTCGGCACCCGCATTCGTCGTGGAATCGGCGCGGACGCCGACGTGAGGACCCCGTGACCGCGTCGATCCTCGCCGCCGCATCGCCCTCGGGGACCTCGTCGGCGACGAGATAGGGGAGGGCCAGGCGCACGAGCGTGTCGGCCGTCTGTCGGAGGATCGCGGGATCGTCGAGGGGGGAGCGGCGGTGCACGAGCTGCGTCGCGACGGTGGGCCACGTGCCGTCCCGGTCGCGCCTGTACAGGTCGTCGCAGCGGATGCAGGGCGTCCGCCCGGGAACGACGAGCGGCCCCGCGATCGCGATCCGGTCCTCGAGCGTGACCGCGAGGTGTGGGCGATCGTCCGCCAGGAGCGGCAGGTAGGTCGACGGCGCGACGACGTAGTGCGCGGCGACGACGAGCAGGTCCCGTGAACCGGCGGTGAGCGGCTCGCGCGTGGGAGCGGCACCGTGCTCCGCGAACGCTGCGAGGAGCGGCACCGTGATCGGCGTGGTCCCTCGGAGCGTGAAGCCCGCCGGGTCCACGACCGCCTCGGCCGGTGCACGCCGTCGCTCCGCACCCGGGGCCGGTTCGAGCGTCGGGGCGACGAGTGCCGCGACCTCGGCCGCCCGCGTCGCCGACGTGCCGTGGCGCACGGCCGTCGCGACGGCGCGTTCGACGGTGTCACCCCGGACGAGCGCCGTGAGAAGGCGGTCGATGCCGTCGTCGACGTCGTCGACGACGATGCGGGGACGGGCGGTGCCGAGCTGGATCGCGTCGGGCGATCGCCACACGAGCGGGAACCGGGGCGAGATACGTACCTTCATGCCCCGATCGTGCGCTCGTGTGCCGAACGCCGCGGAGGTTGTCCACAGGCGACCGCGCACGCCGCGGCGGCGGACGCGGTCAGACCGGTGGGCCCTGCGGGTTCTCGGACGAGGCGTCGTCGTCGCCGTCGGCTCCTCGCTCGTCGACGGAGCCGCCGTCGGGTGCATCGCCGAACGAGTCCAGGTCGTCGAGGAGCGAGGCGAGCGCCGCATCGAGATCGTCGCCGGCGACCTCACCCATGCCGAGTCGCTGCACGAGGAAGTCGGGGTGGTCGATGTCGTCGCTCGTCGGGACCGCGTCGAAGTGGTCCCACAGCGAGTCGCGGACCTCGGCGCCGTGCGCGTCCTGCACGGCGCGCCACATCGCCGCCGCCTCGCGGAGACGCCGCGGGCGCAGCTCGAGGCCGACGAGCGATCCGAACGCGCGTTCGGCGGGGCCGCCCGTGGCACGGCGGCGCCGCACCGTCTCAGCGACGGCCTCCGCACGGGGCAGCCGCGACGTCGCCTCCTGCGTGACGACGTCGACCCACCCCTCGATGAGCGCGAGCATCGTCTCGAGCCGGTCGAGAGCCGCCTGCTGCTGGGGTGTGCGCGGCGGGATGAAGGCGCCCGACTGGAGCGCGTCCCGGATCGCCTCCGGTTGCTGCGGGTCGAGATCGCGCGCGAGCTCCTCGATGCGGGACACGTCGATCGTGATGCCCCGCGCGAACTCCGTCACCGACGAGATGAGGTGCAGGCGCAGCCACTTCGCGTGTGCGAACAGGCGGGCGTGCGCGAGCTCGCGCACGGCCAGGTAGAGCTCCACCTCGTCGATCGCCAGATCGAGGCCGTCGCCGAATCCTTCGACGTTCTGGGGCACGAGTGCAGCCCGCCCCTGGGCGAGCACGGGCACGCCGATGTCGCCACCCGAGACGACCTCGCCCGCGAGCTGCCCGATGACCTGACCGAGCTGCATCGCGAACATCGAGCCGCCGACGTTGCGCAGGATCGCGTCGCCCTGGCTCACGACGTCCGCGAGCTCGGGTGGCGTCTGTTCGGCGAGCACGCGGACGAGCGCGTCCGAGATGC is drawn from Pseudoclavibacter chungangensis and contains these coding sequences:
- the nudC gene encoding NAD(+) diphosphatase, with product MSDFMSRLPLARHHTDRDSEHRADPGLLDSLRGDPGTRVLLLRAGDALLRRGADGNPELDLRTVDSLADIEAVVDAFEDRDGGRLVYLGRTTRERSGGTGEPSGTRVVSIDLDEGAAHRVEPDPGRWASLREVANVLDEVDCGLYTEALAMANWHRVNGFSPRSGHRSRAQLAGWVRGGTEEGDLVFPRTDAAVIAAVVDADDRILLGANAQWTPKRFSLLAGFVEPGESFESAVAREVWEESRARIVEPRYLGSQPWPFPASIMVGFTCRLHPDQDPESVRPDDDEIIDLRWFTREEIVDYLGTLPGTVSIARAILEDWYGGPIPG
- a CDS encoding ATP-dependent helicase, encoding MADRSPDDEPDEPVGLLAALNDAQRHAALALVGPVCILAGAGTGKTRAITHRIAFGIRQGVYDPGRVLALTFTNRAAGELRARLTALGAPGVQARTFHAAALSQLGYFWPHTIGGEAPQIVKAKGKLIAEAAQRVGVGLDPAGVRDLATEIEWRKVQERSIEEYGVAARSSRVLPQRVDADQAVAILRAYEDVKDERRVMDFEDVLLATAGMLEMEPWVTQRVREQYRFFVVDEYQDVSPLQHRLLRLWLGERRELCVVGDPAQTIYSFTGASSDYLTGFEREYPDARVVRLEGNYRSSSAIIGVANAVARHVPHSLQLEVVEGTPAREPVPELTAYADDAEEAAGVVRRIEDDVRSGIPVERIAVLYRIGVQAAPLERALQDAGVPYRVVGQRRFFDLIEVRMAVSALRAAAMQDEGDPLFQSVSRVVRDLGWTQSPPPGAGAERDRWNALDAIVRLADGALEGTTLSTFAAELAARARLQHEPELRAVTLSSIHAAKGLEWDSVSVVGVSDGLLPISYARGMAEVDEERRLLYVAVTRARRRLRLSWARRGGFRDEDRRESRFAAELGTRIRRGIGADADVRTP
- a CDS encoding zinc-dependent metalloprotease, which gives rise to MPDDANTGDGPENDPGEELRRLLNDMLRSGGAIDPERLAGVAGLPDDPAAIRALMAQMQAALNNPDAGLDWEVARRQARQVAGAANRELTEDERARVDRNFRLAELWLGEATTLGELTSTPAAFTRLEWIGASMDLWQQLSEPVATSISDALVRVLAEQTPPELADVVSQGDAILRNVGGSMFAMQLGQVIGQLAGEVVSGGDIGVPVLAQGRAALVPQNVEGFGDGLDLAIDEVELYLAVRELAHARLFAHAKWLRLHLISSVTEFARGITIDVSRIEELARDLDPQQPEAIRDALQSGAFIPPRTPQQQAALDRLETMLALIEGWVDVVTQEATSRLPRAEAVAETVRRRRATGGPAERAFGSLVGLELRPRRLREAAAMWRAVQDAHGAEVRDSLWDHFDAVPTSDDIDHPDFLVQRLGMGEVAGDDLDAALASLLDDLDSFGDAPDGGSVDERGADGDDDASSENPQGPPV